Genomic segment of Candidatus Eisenbacteria bacterium:
CACTTTCACCGCGCCGGAGCATCCGGACACGGTGACGATCCGCGCGCAAGCCAGGAGAGAAGATGGCGCCGCTCTCGCGGGAACGGCGACGATCGTCGTCTACCGTCAGTGGGCGGTCCTCAAGGCGAATGACTTCCGCTATGTTCCGTCCTGGACGGTATCCCGCGGCTGGCGCCGGTACGTCGACTTCGTCTCCCGCAGAGAGATCCGGACATCGCTGGGACTGATCGGCAAGGAGATCGAGCGAGGCGACTCCTCCTTCGCCACCATGATCCGGGATCTTGCCGCCGATCAGCGCTACGAGTTCTGGAACCATGGATATGACCACGCGGTCAGCGTCCCGGACTCCCTTGGCCGCATCGTCTCGGAGTTCCGTGGGACCAGCTACGAGCATCAGCTCGATCACCTGCGACGCACGCAGGAGCTGGCGCGCGATGAATGCGGCATCGCGCTCTGCGCCTTCGGCGCCCCGGGAAATGCCTTCGATGCGAACACGGTGCGGGCGCTCGACGCGTGCCCCGATGTTAGGATCTGGCTCTTCGGCCCCGAGGAGTCCGGCAAGCTCGTCCTGCCGCAAACGATTCCGATCGAGCAGCCGATCTTCAACCCGGACTTCGCGGCCTTCCTGACAGCCTACGATCCGGAGCCGCCGTTCGCCGTCTATCAGATCCACCCGAAGGACTGGGACGAGACCCGCTTCGGCGAGTTCACCCGGATCGTCAACTTCCTCCTCGATCAGGAGGTGACCTTCGTGACTCCGTCCGAGCTCGAGCGATTCCTCGAGCCGGAGCGGATCCCGTAGGCGGGTAGCAGGTCTTGGCCTCTCGACAATCGATCGCCGGGACTCAGGGGACCTCCGTCAGGCGTTTCTGGCCGCTCGCGGCCGCGG
This window contains:
- a CDS encoding DUF2334 domain-containing protein produces the protein TFTAPEHPDTVTIRAQARREDGAALAGTATIVVYRQWAVLKANDFRYVPSWTVSRGWRRYVDFVSRREIRTSLGLIGKEIERGDSSFATMIRDLAADQRYEFWNHGYDHAVSVPDSLGRIVSEFRGTSYEHQLDHLRRTQELARDECGIALCAFGAPGNAFDANTVRALDACPDVRIWLFGPEESGKLVLPQTIPIEQPIFNPDFAAFLTAYDPEPPFAVYQIHPKDWDETRFGEFTRIVNFLLDQEVTFVTPSELERFLEPERIP